Part of the Lutra lutra chromosome 4, mLutLut1.2, whole genome shotgun sequence genome is shown below.
TCAGCATTTTTGATCACCTTTGCTGTGCCGGAGGGTGCCACTTCCAAAGATAGGTATCAGTTGGTCTCTTTTAGGTTTCATTGCAGCCTTTAAAGAGGACAGATTTCAGTCCTTTGGTAAGAATGAAGCCAGAAGGTACATGGAATGTAAAGAGCACGGAGGAAGGTATTTGGTCTAAAAGAGTTTAAGGGAGACTTCTGGCTTCAATATGATAAACTAAACTGAGTCCTGAAGTTTAAGTAGTAAAGGGTACAACAGCATGAGAGAAGGTGTGCATGGATGAGGTGGACTCTAAGTAGTGGAGTTAGAACATAAAGTTTGAGCTGGAGAGTGACTAATGACAAGTCTGGGAAGTTTGGTAAACAAGCCTGGGTGGTTCCATAGGTTAAGCgttgccttcagctcctgtcatgatccgAGTGTCCTACGATCAGTTCCgcatctggctgtctgctcagctgAGAAcctgcttcttttccctctgctatCCCCCTCACTTGTGTGTTTGGCTCTGTCTCgctggctctccctctctcatttattctctctcgttctctctctgtcaaataaataaataaataaaatctttaaaaacaaacaaaaaagaaccagatAATAAACAGCCTTGCATACCATGCTAAAAATTCTGCATTTTGTTGATCGAGGGGAGTTCTTTTGAATAATGACATGGCAAGATTTGCATCTGAGAAATCACTGCCTGATTTAGGGAGGAAGACCAAAAGCAAGGAGACATGTTCTGAAATAGTTCTGGTAATCCAGGTGAGAGGATTAAATAAGGCTTTAGCTCAATGGGACTAGCTTACCAGAAAAATCATTAATTTCTTCTGGTTTTTACAGAATTTCGCCTTCTTTTTTAGAATCCTTCTGAGATTAAATTTCATGGAACTGAGATTATTATTTTGCAGAGATGACTTATATTTATTGTCCAGTTGTTTATTCCTTTATTGCCTGTAAGAAgtttatacttttataaatacCTACTTAATGAGTATAGTGTAATGTGAAGATGGTTAATAAGTGTTTTTGATGATTATAAAAAGTAGATGTTAACCCTTTTGATATGCTCGGTGATTATCTTGGAGGGAAACAGTTTTAGAGCATTTTGCCTTTGAGTAAAAGTAAGGATTTATTAGAGTAAATTTAAGTTATATAGTTTAGGTTATATAGGTTaggttatataatttttatatatgcaaaCATATGAATTTATCATTCTGTAtgctaatttctctctcttttttttttttaaaggctacaAGCAAAAGATGGTGGATCGCTTGGCAAACAGTGAAGCAAATACTCGACGTATAAATATAGTAGAAAACTGTTTTGGAGCAGCTGGTCAACCCTTAACTATACCTGGAAGGGTTCTTATTGGAGAAGGAGTATTGACTAAGTTGTGCAGAAAGAAACCCAAAGCAAGgcagtttttcttatttaatgatATTCTTGTATATGGCAATATTGTcatccagaagaaaaaatataacaaacaaCATATTATTCCCCTGGAAAATGTCACTATTGATTCCATCAAAGATGAGGGAGACTTGAGGAATGGATGGCTTATCAAGACACCAACCAAATCATTTGCAGTTTATGCTGCCACTGCCACTGAAAAATCAGAATGGATgaatcacataaataaatgtgttaCTGATTTACTCTCCAAAAGTGGGAAGACACCCAGTAATGAACATGCTGCTGTCTGGGTTCCTGACTCTGAGGCCACTGTATGTATGCGTTGCCAGAAAGCAAAATTCACACCTGTCAATCGTCGTCACCATTGCCGCAAATGTGGTTTTGTTGTCTGTGGGCCCTGCTCTGAAAAGAGATTTCTTCTTCCAAGCCAGTCCTCGAAGCCTGTGCGGATTTGTGACTTCTGCTATGACCTGCTTTCTACCGGGGACATGGCCACATGCCAGCCTACTAGATCGGACTCTTACAGTCAGTCATTAAAGTCTCCtttaaatgatgtatctgatgatgatgatgatgatgatagcagTGACTAAggacatattttgaaatatttaattggGTGTGACTACCTGAGAAATCAGCTCTGGGGGGAATATAAAATTCTGAGCTTTCTCTCAGTTTTGCTCTAGCCGTGAATTTGCCTGAGAGACTTTTAACCTATGTGCCTCAATATATCCTTTAGAAAATAGGTCCTGTCATTGTGTtctcaccccatccccacccaactccccactCTTCTACAGGGATAGATTATTGCAAAGTATATCAGAAAAATTTTTGGTTTCTTACGCTTGTTTAATTTTAGATTGTTTTGTTGGAAGgttgggaaaagatatttaacaGATCATGTACTACATTGTTGTTTACTATGTGTTCTGTTATATggaaaaactaaaagcaaaaaatgatgggaaaaggaGAATAATATGGTTAGCTAATATTATTAGCTTTTTCCTAACCATCCTATCTAATGGTTAAGACACCAGTAACAAAAAGCATGATTTGACAATACTTTGTTTGGCTATTTCATATACCAAGTGGTGCCTTATTATAATAGCACTGTTACGTGGAATAAGCCCCTACCTTCTTTTAGTTTGTCTTGAAAATACACTGGTGCTCTTtgagatgataaaatgataaaattttcatCTGCCAGCTACAAGTAACTAAATTTAGAGCTTCTTCATTCTataagagtaaatatttttccataaaataattgTGATTATATTTTTACGTTTTATAGGTACCAAATTATAATTGTcagacatatattttaaatcagtaggcaggttttcattcttaaaaatttggTTTGAAATTTACCAAATACAGAATTGTCACATTGCATTAGTTTCTACTTTTAGTAAAACATATTTGTAGTTATGAGTTCATCTGCTTTAATATTATTTCTAGAATGAAAAATCTTATAAAACCTTTGAAATTAaacaatctcttaaaaaaaaaatcccatgataGAGCACAGATCTACTTAGGCTGAAGACTTCGAAGAAATAATGTGCAAGAATGATCAAGACAGACCAGTTAAGTTTGACTAGACTTTATATCGGTGGAAGTATTGTCTATTTCAGTGTGAAATTATCTTGAATTTGCAAATATagtgttatattttataaagttttgtaAAGTCCCAaacaatatttctatttttgtaaaacaatTGTGTGTTTAATCTGTTTCTGAAATCCTTTTGCAAACTATAGAATAGAGTAGCAATTGATCTTTCTAAATTGTGAACTTTATTGAGTCAGTCTGGATTGCTTTTGAGAATTGGTAATTTTTCACTCTTTGCTTTTGAGGCAGCCATTTGGTTGAAAgtatatttatcatataaaacTTGATGCATTTTGCACTATTCTCTCCATTTGTATGCTGCAAATAACTACAGtctttcaaatatgaaaaaatcagcctaatgtttgttttaaattccaaacttttgttttaaacatttaaatctgGCTATGTTGCAGATGTCATGAGTTTGAATTAATAATGTGGTGGAGAATTTTGGGGTTTGGTTAAGGCACTAACTTTACCATTAAATTGTGAAGGTATCTGAGATCTATAGATCTCCCTGTAGGAAATGTGAAACAAAGAcccagcaggttttttttttgttgttgtttaatatcagatggacatttgtttctaagcaatatatacatataattaaacaACATATCTCAAAATGACCATGAAACCTGAGAAGTGCTAATGGAGATATGCTGGTCCATCAGAACCCAGCAAATTCAGGAACCAAGGGGAAATGTTCTGGGATGACATTTGCATCGTCAACTTCTGTTGACTctgtttttacaataaaaaatattttacaacttaACTGTGCATATTGTGACTTGAagatttttccccccctttttaaggtAATGGAAGTATAATGCATATTTTGCTTCTTTCAGAAGCTGTGAGGTGCCTTTTTCGTGTGAGGTGGTGTTCTAAGCACTAAGGGGCAGAGCAGTAAAcaaaatttccttcctcttcatggAATTTACATGCAGATAGAATCCAAGATGTGTTTTCTTTCCGAATgtgttctgtaatttttaaagcttttctaaATCTTAGTTATATGTAAACCTGAAATGATTTTGGTGCCTATTTTTCATGCCATTCCTCTTGAATGAAATTTACTTGGACTATCCTGGACCTGCAGTACATTAACCAAATTGGTAACTATTAATATGAAGGAAGCAAGATTCTGTAGATaccaagagaaaatattaagttgAATACACCTTAATACAGGAATTTCATACCTTTGGGTCAATGTATAAAATGTCCATAGTTAATTTAAAgtcatttgtttatatatctttattaCTTTTATGCTGAAACTTTTACAAATGGGTAGCATTCAATTGTATACCTAGTAATTCTTGAAAGGTCCCAGGACTTTAACCACACTCTTTTCTCTCAGATATACCAATTTTGTTCTCAAATATAGGTTGTAGCTTTGAAGAGTATAGTAGCAATTATGAACCTATTCACATGTATTAGATTGCTATacattttataagataaaatttCATAGTGAAGTCTaggattaaaatatatgaaattatatttattgatagtaattgtaagtcttttttaaaaaactaagttaTTTGAgatcattcaacatttattaacTATAATGTCAGGCTCCATAGATTTGGTATTGGGTGATCTAAAAATTTTAACGTACATTTCTGTAAAGGTTATTATCAATGGCATTctcttaaatatcaaaataaatttcttaaaagttaCTTTGTACTCAGGGCTCCCGggtagcccagttggttaagcatccaactcttagtttcagggagtctgcttgaagagtttctccctctgtccctaccccaccttgctcacttgctctaaaataaataaatcttcaaaaagaattaCTTTGTACTTGGCATCTACACTAATAGAAATACTATTTTACAACAGCATTCTCCTAGGAAATTTTGCCACTAGGAAGCAGAATTTTAAGCCATAAAACCCAACAGTATTTCTTTCTGCCTCCACTGCCAATGTACGGGCAAGCACAGACTGCCGCTGGTGCCGTTGCTTGGCATGAGAACCCTATTGTTTTatcaagaaatgaaaagtagAGGAAGTTGGTTGATAATATTGTTAACACTATGTTGTCTTCATCCAGActgttatttattattcataCCAGTTAAAACGACTACAGTAAAGCTTTGATGGTATTATCAACTAGTTTATCAAGAGAAAAAAGCAGTAAGTACCACTTTACTCAGACTCTGAATTTGCACTGCTGTCATCTTAATCTTTAGAGGAAATACATGCTttactattctttatttttagcaactttgagatataattcacataccacacaATTCAATTCAAGGtataaaattcagtggttttttgTATATTCGCTAAAACCATGCCactatttccagaacattttcatcactgcaaAAAGAAGTGGACTATCAGCAGGCTCTCCCCTTTCATTCCCCAATTCCCCTAGCCCTAAGCAGCCACTAACCCACTTCCTACCTCTATGGATGTGCCTTATCTGGACACTTCACAAATGAAATTGTGTATTATTGGCCTTcagtgactggtttctttcacttagtatgttAAGTATCATTTGTGTAGTATCAAGCAAGAGtacttctttttattgccaaatattc
Proteins encoded:
- the PLEKHF2 gene encoding pleckstrin homology domain-containing family F member 2, whose amino-acid sequence is MVDRLANSEANTRRINIVENCFGAAGQPLTIPGRVLIGEGVLTKLCRKKPKARQFFLFNDILVYGNIVIQKKKYNKQHIIPLENVTIDSIKDEGDLRNGWLIKTPTKSFAVYAATATEKSEWMNHINKCVTDLLSKSGKTPSNEHAAVWVPDSEATVCMRCQKAKFTPVNRRHHCRKCGFVVCGPCSEKRFLLPSQSSKPVRICDFCYDLLSTGDMATCQPTRSDSYSQSLKSPLNDVSDDDDDDDSSD